One Gossypium raimondii isolate GPD5lz chromosome 3, ASM2569854v1, whole genome shotgun sequence genomic window carries:
- the LOC105794889 gene encoding LOW QUALITY PROTEIN: xanthohumol 4-O-methyltransferase (The sequence of the model RefSeq protein was modified relative to this genomic sequence to represent the inferred CDS: inserted 1 base in 1 codon), with protein sequence MERIELDEAMLQGQAEIWRYLYSFADSMALKSAVELRIADIIHSNGGPATLSQIASCINDSFTSPNITALARIMRLLVRKKIFTIHPPSDGGDPLYDLTHSSRWLLYDSEQTLVPMVLMENHPWQMAPWHYFSQCVREGGIAFKKAHGCETWDLASRNPDFNKLFNDGLACTSKFITSAILSGYKQGFNSIGSLVDVGGGTEAXISEIVKVYPHIKGVNFDLPHVVSTAPAYNGVSHIGGDMFHAIPNTDAIIMKWILHDWTDEECIKILRNCKKAIPRENGKVIIVEIILKEDGSGVFDDIGFVMDLVMFAHTNGKERTEAEWKKILEGGGFSHYKIINIPALVSIIEAYPDAQ encoded by the exons ATGGAAAGAATAGAATTAGATGAAGCAATGCTACAAGGGCAAGCAGAGATATGGCGTTACCTGTACAGCTTCGCAGATTCCATGGCGCTTAAGTCTGCCGTGGAGCTCCGCATAGCTGACATAATACACTCTAATGGTGGCCCCGCCACTTTGTCGCAAATAGCCTCATGCATTAATGACAGCTTTACTTCGCCAAATATCACCGCCCTTGCTCGCATAATGAGATTGCTTGTTCGCAAAAAGATTTTCACTATCCACCCTCCTTCAGACGGTGGAGATCCCTTGTACGACTTAACTCACTCATCGAGATGGCTTCTATATGACTCGGAGCAAACCCTGGTGCCCATGGTACTAATGGAGAACCATCCATGGCAAATGGCTCCTTGGCACTACTTCAGTCAGTGCGTGAGAGAAGGTGGCATTGCCTTCAAGAAAGCTCATGGGTGTGAGACATGGGATTTAGCATCGAGGAATCCTGAtttcaacaagctttttaaTGATGGCCTGGCTTGTACATCCAAGTTCATTACCAGTGCAATCCTGTCAGGTTACAAACAAGGGTTCAACTCCATTGGATCGTTGGTTGATGTAGGAGGTGGGACGGAGG TAATATCAGAGATCGTCAAAGTATATCCACACATTAAAGGTGTTAACTTTGATTTGCCGCATGTTGTCTCTACGGCACCGGCATACAATGGGGTCTCCCATATTGGTGGTGACATGTTTCATGCCATTCCAAATACCGATGCAATCATTATGAAG TGGATATTGCATGATTGGACTGACGAGGaatgcataaaaatattaaggaaTTGTAAGAAAGCAATACCAAGAGAGAATGGAAAAGTGATAattgttgaaataattttgaaagaagaTGGAAGTGGAGTGTTTGATGATATTGGATTTGTGATGGACCTCGTAATGTTTGCACATACCAATGGTAAGGAGAGAACAGAGGCGGAATGGAAGAAAATCTTGGAAGGCGGAGGTTTTTCTCACTACAAAATCATTAACATCCCTGCATTGGTTTCCATCATAGAGGCGTATCCTGATGCTCAGTAG
- the LOC128039991 gene encoding uncharacterized protein LOC128039991 has translation MQDQLQQQMQEQFEKIQQKMMDKMAESQGSMMTQLTQFLIGGKDKGKGPMANVEEEGDDGLLYPPGFTPPCVGSGSSPENNPANPIVPDFDETVEKEKTKEELPKQLEERWNWIEEKFKAMETTERCHGINAKDLSLVSDLVLPYKFKMPDFKKYNGTTCPEAHITMFYRRMTGHVAEMVPDRITLQNMEKKSDEGFRQYVQRWRESAVQVQPTLLEREMTVLFVNTLKAPFITHMLGSATKNFADIVMSVEMIESAVTSGKINVGKNNRRQNSKKKSKVNNVNTYNKSITVNPPRKVVAGQQGSSKQESGPPYLKWYDANAQCDYHAGVAGHSIEHCTAFKKLVEKLIKMGVVKVDDSSGIENPLPNHADARVNMVGEGTRKKVKENIAEVKIPLKRVWKEMVGRGCEKFRALIQSMMDNGEIEFFEEVEGKESICASESETKIPKVNHPVIIISRPKVTEVRAQVTPKVVIQKPTKFSYKDSRKVPWNYDCEVIILGKETSISVVKENKKTGSYTNTEEYCSRIKAQAESVEGKVIAAEQKEEKRVELRSLINEPIKEEEVIEILRFLKHSEYSVVEQLHK, from the exons ATGCAGGATCAACTTCAGCAGCAAATGCAGGAGCAGTTCGAGAAGATTCAGCAgaaaatgatggataaaatgGCGGAGTCCCAAGGAAGCATGATGACCCAGTTAACTCAATTCTTGATTGGTGGAAAggataaaggaaagggccctATGGCCAATGTTGAAGAGGAAGGTGATGACGGACTCCTATATCCTCCCGGCTTCACTCCTCCATGT GTCGGATCAGGCTCTAGTCCTGAGAATAATCCTGCCAATCCTATTGTTCCTGATTTCGATGAAAcagttgaaaaagagaaaacaaaagaggaATTACCAAAGCAAttggaagaaagatggaactgGATTGAGGAGAAATTCAAAGCGATGGAAACTACTGAAAGATGCCATGGGATTAATGCTAAGGATTTAAGTTTGGTATCGGATTTAGTGCTCCCTTACAAGTTTAAAATGCCAGATTTCAAGAAGTATAATGGGACCACTTGCCCTGAAGCCCACATTACTATGTTTTATAGGCGAATGACTGG TCATGTGGCGGAAATGGTTCCTGATAGGATTACTTTGCAGAACATGGAGAAAAAGTCGGATGAAGGTTTTAGACAGTACGTTCAAAGGTGGAGGGAGTCGGCAGTGCAGGTCCAACCAACGCTCCTTGAAAGAGAAATGACGGTGCTCTTTGTAAATACGCTGAAGGCCCCCTTCATCACACACATGTTAGGTAGTGCCACGAAAAATTTTGCTGACATAGTCATGAGTGTTGAGATGATTGAAAGTGCTGTAACGAGCGGAAAGATTAATGTTGGAAAGAACAACAGAAGGCaaaactcaaagaaaaaaagtaagGTGAACAACGTGAATACATACAACAAGTCAATTACAGTGAATCCGCCCAGGAAGGTAGTGGCAGGTCAACAGGGTTCATCTAAGCAGGAATCTGGT CCTCCATATCTTAAATGGTATGACGCgaatgcacaatgcgattacCATGCAGGAGTTGCGGGGCACTCTATAGAGCATTGTACTGCttttaaaaagcttgttgaGAAGCTCATTAAGATGGGCGTTGTCAAGGTAGATGATTCATCAGGTAtagaaaatccattacccaatcatgCTGATGCTAGGGTAAACATGGTGGGTGAAGGTACGAGGAAGAAGGTTAAGGAGAATATTGCTGAGGTAAAGATCCCTTTGAAGAGGGTGTGGAAAGAAATGGTAGGAAGAGG ATGTGAGAAGTTTAGAGCTCTGATCCAAAGCATGATGGATAATGGAGAAATAGAGTTTTTTGAAGAGGTAGAAGGAAAAGAAAGTATATGTGCATCGGAGTCAGAGACGAAGATTCCAAAGGTTAATCATCCTGTGATTATCATTTCGCGCCCTAAGGTTACTGAAGTTAGGGCACAGGTGACACCGAAGGTTGTTATTCAAAAGCCGACGAAGTTTTCGTATAAGGATAGCAGGAAGGTCCCCTGGAATTATGACTGCGAGGTAATAATTTTGGGGAAGGAAACTTCAATTAGTGTtgtgaaagaaaacaaaaagacaGGTTCTTATACGAATACTGAGGAGTACTGTAGTCGGATAAAGGCTCAAGCAGAATCGGTAGAGGGAAAGGTCATTGCAGCAGAGCAAAAGGAAGAGAAGAGGGTTGAATTAAGGTCATTGATTAATGAGCCAATAAAGGAGGAAGAAGTTATTGAAATCTTGAGATTTTTGAAGCACAGTGAGTATAGCGTGGTAGAGCAGCTGCATAAATAG